In Erigeron canadensis isolate Cc75 chromosome 1, C_canadensis_v1, whole genome shotgun sequence, a single window of DNA contains:
- the LOC122586451 gene encoding receptor-like protein EIX1 produces MKTTCLVILILLIQSFQTYGASSSNTMMRASSNVTCFQRERQSLLVFRQGLTDKSNRLSTWTGVECCEWEGVGCDKKNGHIVKIDLRSPLSFLDDYTINTSNWLEGKVSSSLLNLKHLSYLDLSMNNFLGQTIPEFIGSFKYLEYLNLSYSGFSGVVPPHLGNLSMLQYLDLNYLDRYDMVSSSYDVSLMVKDDMWWVSLLLSLKHLDFSGVTIGNHIDWFHPVNMLPSLLTLNLASCNINIPSKRFSNFTSLKSLDLYGNNISSTIPLWLSNLTTLVHVNLRKNNFHGRIPDSIGTISSLSSIDLSSNQLSGRIPPSLGGLSSLRALYLDNNRLNESIPKSIGLLTKLQELYLDNNHLSGNTPTSLGELSYLQYLYLSRNQLSGSIPESIGLLTMLQELYLDNNQLSGNVPTSIGQLSNLQYLYFDCNKLSGNIPKNIGLLTKLQVLDLSYNQLSGSIPESIGLLTRLRELYLCENQLSGNNPTSIGQLSNLEYLYLDSNQLSGIISENHFTKLNKLTILWLCYNSLTLNVSPHWISPFQLIDFNASSCNIGPQFPNWLQTSTNLQGLDLSNSGIKDSIPEWFENISSHIRVLDLSDNQIGGNLPKLINQHSWKSMDSGLLYLNLRKNYFTGSVPTHLCELLNTQLLDLSDNNFSGVLPNCLGNLIQLRVMDLTNNTITGIVPTSLGSLSHLKSLHLHNNKFGGDLPATLQNLTNLVTFDLGNNLLTGIIPSWIGKKLSKLKILNLQSNNFMGRIPPELCQNNYLQHLNLADNSITGMIPRCFYNLTGMIWTNVNFEYNGTGYEENIEVYIKGLQLKYTKTVKFLISLDLSSNQIFGKIPGVLMNLVALKNLNLSRNLLSGHIPSTIGNLKQIESLDLSANKLSGRIPPSLASLNFLSCLNVSFNNLSGPIPTGNQLQTLGDPLTIYEGNTDLCGPSLSRSCKETNLPYVHARKDEGGDALQGCSWFYFGMVPGFVVGFVGLIGSLYFIRTWRVTYFKIIENFYAFQKISMIVTLARLRWKIFR; encoded by the exons ATGAAAACCACTTGTCTTGTCATTCTTATATTACTAATCCAGTCCTTTCAAACATATGGTGCAAGCAGCAGCAACACTATGATGAGGGCTTCCTCAAATGTTACATGTTTCCAAAGAGAGCGACAATCATTGCTTGTATTCCGACAAGGCCTTACAGATAAATCAAACCGGTTGTCAACATGGACCGGAGTAGAATGTTGTGAGTGGGAGGGAGTTGGGTGTGACAAGAAAAATGGTCATATTGTCAAAATCGACCTTAGATCTCCATTGTCTTTCTTAGACGACTATACTATAAACACAAGCAACTGGCTCGAAGGTAAGGTAAGTTCTTCCTTACTCAACTTGAAACATTTGAGTTACTTGGACCTAAGCATGAACAATTTCTTGGGACAAACTATTCCTGAATTCATTGGGTCTTTCAAGTATTTGGAATACCTTAACCTCTCTTACTCGGGTTTTAGTGGTGTAGTCCCTCCTCATCTAGGAAATCTCTCAATGTTACAATATCTTGATCTTAATTACCTAGATAGGTATGACATGGTGTCTTCCTCTTATGATGTTTCTTTGATGGTCAAGGATGATATGTGGTGGGTATCTCTCTTGTTGTCATTAAAGCACTTGGATTTTTCAGGAGTAACAATCGGTAACCATATTGATTGGTTTCATCCGGTTAACATGTTACCTTCTTTACTTACATTGAACTTGGCCTCGTGTAATATCAATATCCCTTCCAAAAGATTTAGCAATTTCACTTCTCTTAAATCACTTGATCTCTATGGGAACAATATAAGTTCGACCATTCCTCTTTGGTTATCAAACCTTACCACCCTCGTGCATGTAAACCTTAGAAAAAATAACTTCCATGGCCGAATACCTGATTCTATCGGAACCATTAGCTCTCTTTCTTCCATTGACCTTTCATCAAATCAATTGTCTGGTCGAATACCTCCTTCACTTGGTGGCCTATCATCTCTAAGAGCGCTCTATCTTGATAACAATCGATTGAATGAGAGTATACCTAAAAGCATTGGACTACTCACAAAGCTACAAGAGCTCTATCTTGATAATAATCATTTGAGTGGGAACACTCCCACTAGTCTTGGTGAGCTTTCATACCTCCAATACCTTTATCTTTCTCGTAATCAATTGAGTGGGAGCATACCTGAAAGCATAGGACTACTCACGATGCTTCAAGAGCTCTATCTTGATAACAATCAATTAAGTGGTAACGTTCCAACCAGTATTGGTCAGCTTTCAAACCTCCAATATCTCTATTTTGATTGTAATAAATTGAGTGGGAACATACCTAAAAATATTGGACTACTCACGAAGCTACAAGTTCTCGATCTTTCTTATAATCAATTGAGTGGGAGCATACCTGAAAGCATTGGACTACTCACAAGGCTACGAGAACTCTATCTTTGTGAGAATCAATTGAGTGGGAACAATCCTACTAGTATTGGTCAACTTTCAAACCTCGAATACCTTTATCTTGATAGTAATCAATTGAGTGGGATCATTTCTGAAAATCACTTCACTAAACTCAACAAACTAACCATCTTGTGGTTATGTTATAATTCATTGACATTGAATGTCAGTCCTCATTGGATTTCTCCCTTCCAATTGATTGATTTTAATGCAAGCTCCTGCAACATTGGACCCCAATTTCCAAATTGGCTTCAAACATCAACAAATCTTCAAGGTTTAGATCTTTCAAACTCGGGTATTAAAGATAGCATACCAGAGTGGTTTGAGAACATCTCATCTCATATTCGAGTATTGGATTTGTCCGACAACCAAATTGGAGGAAATTTGCCAAAACTAATTAACCAACATAGCTGGAAATCAATGGACTCAG GTCTCCTTTATCTTAATCTTCGAAAAAATTACTTTACCGGAAGTGTTCCCACACACTTATGTGAGTTGCTTAATACACAACTATTGGATTTATCCGATAATAACTTCTCTGGAGTTCTTCCCAATTGCTTAGGGAACTTGATTCAACTACGAGTGATGGATTTGACAAATAACACAATAACCGGTATAGTTCCAACTTCCTTAGGTTCTCTATCACATCTCAAGTCATTACACTTGCACAACAACAAATTTGGGGGCGATCTCCCAGCGACTTTACAGAATTTGACAAACTTAGTCACCTTTGATTTAGGGAACAATTTGTTGACAGGTATTATCCCTTCTTGGATAGGAAAAAAGTTATCAAAACTTAAAATCTTGAATCTCCAATCAAATAATTTCATGGGTAGGATTCCACCGGAACTTTGTCAAAACAATTATCTTCAGCATCTAAACTTAGCAGATAATAGCATAACTGGCATGATCCCTCGTTGCTTCTATAATTTAACTGGCATGATCTGGACTAATGTTAATTTCGAATATAATGGCACTGGATATGAAGAAAATATTGAGGTTTACATAAAGGGTCTTCAATTGAAGTACACTAAAACAGTTAAGTTTCTCATATCCTTGGACCTCTCAAGCAACCAAATTTTTGGAAAAATTCCTGGTGTTTTGATGAACCTTGTAGCGTTGAAGAATTTGAATCTTTCGAGAAACTTGCTAAGCGGACATATTCCATCAACGATTGGAAATCTAAAGCAAATAGAATCCTTAGATTTGTCAGCGAATAAGTTATCTGGTCGAATTCCCCCAAGCTTAGCTAGCTTAAACTTTCTAAGCTGCTTGAATGTATCCTTCAATAACTTAAGTGGCCCGATACCAACTGGGAATCAACTTCAAACTTTAGGTGATCCATTAACTATTTACGAAGGGAACACGGACCTATGTGGTCCCTCACTATCAAGGAGCTGCAAAGAAACTAATTTACCGTATGTTCATGCTCGTAAGGATGAAGGTGGGGATGCTTTGCAAGGTTGCTCGTGGTTTTATTTTGGTATGGTCCCGGGTTTCGTTGTGGGTTTCGTGGGACTTATTGGTAGCTTGTACTTTATTAGGACTTGGAGGGTAACTTACTTTAAGATCATAGAGAATTTTTACGCTTTTCAAAAGATTTCAATGATAGTGACTCTTGCGCGGCTGAGGTGGAAGATTTTCAGATAA